gcgtacaatactcggagggaaactagaaaaaggTGTGTGgcacagacgcatgaatcatgaagTAGTATACAAAGAATAAAATACAATATTTAAGTATACAAAGaataaaatattgtgaatcgtataaaatacggcaaacttcagtgggctggtcacttagtgcgaatgtcggaagaaagaatagcgaaaacaatattcaacagagagccagataggggccggcgacttcgtggaaggtcaTGAACATGCTGGCTGCACGCGATGGAATCGGActtggggaccctgaacgttcggggaaactggaggaaatcgcccaagaccgacgattatggagctctacaatacgcccggcataggtgtatcgacgctgtagccaaccaggtatccaggtaggtttATATTAACCACTTGAATaacaactcaccttttgaaatcagcgtcaggatccaaaaaataaccTGACAAGATCACCAAAATGTGTGGCctcaaatggccggagcgaaatgCGCGTATGCGAGTGCGTGTGCACGCAACGGGGATCTGACAAGAAGATGGCGAGTCATGGCTtgaccgattgacacgctgaggtgttaatatacaatcacacgctgatggtaacttacccAAACCCCACAACCCCACAACCCCCTAGGCATcggggctagttacgccaatgcattTGTATCTAGTGAATGCACTTATAAACAAATTTATAACTATGTAACACAGTTTCTTAACTTAACTACGTAGCTAtgatttcggattttttttttatggaccatACTGTAAACGTAATTAGGGATCCAAAGGCGGCGGTAGTAccacgaagagcacctgaatggcgatgcggCAGGAAACGAGTGCGGCATTGTGACGAACCTGGGAGTACGCGTGCAAGACATATGTTTTctagctccggatctccaggaaatttaggaggagattggccggctgaaaaacaacaaagtccctggggttgaccaagtACCAGGAGAGTtatgggtgattaccaagatttgggaggaggaggtTTTGCCGTAGAAGTGGatagaaggtgtcgtgtgtcccatctacaaaaagggcgataagctgcaTTTTGCAACAgagttcgtgggacagtaccaggcgggatttatgggcgaacgtattgcagaaatgccgcaaatATTACGTGCCCATCGACTGCAAAGCCGCATgtaatacaatcgatcggggccAGCtctggcagctaatgcacgaacacggatttccggataagctgccagctaatgcacgaacacggatttctggATAAGCTGATACGTTTGATCAAGGCGAtgatggatcgagtgatgtgcgtagttcgagtttcaggggcattctcaagTTCCTTTGAAACGCGCGGAGGGTTGCGGCAAGGTGATTgtctttcgtgcctgttattcaacatagctttggagggagtaatatgaagggtagggattgacacgagtggtacggtTTTCACGAAGCCCTTCCAACTATTTGATTTCGCCCACGACATTGATGTTATGGCACATAACTTTGACaagatgaaggaagcctacatcagactgaaaagcgaagctaaacggattggactagtcatcaacacgtcgaagacgaagtacatgtaCATGTACGAAGTACACAGGAAGAGTCTTAAtagaggacaatgtaagccaccaccacgagtttgtaccggtggtgacgaaatcgaaacTCGTGTACTCGCAGGTgatctccgataacgataccagcagagaaattcggagacgcattatCTACGCAATGCTGATTAGACCGGTagacctctacggacatgagacttggacaatgctcgtggagggtCAACGAGCACTTGGAGTAcctattaaaaaaaagtgttgccTGCTACCTATGCCGGGGTGCAGATGGAAaaggtacatggaggaggcggatgaaccacgagttgcagcagctgttgggaaaaccatccatcgaAATCAGTGAAgatgaaaatggttttcaacaacgatccgacgggcacaagaaggcgaggagcgcagcgagcaaggtggatcgatcaggtgaaagacgatttgcggaccctttgCAGACTGCCTCTCTCTTATCCTACTCCCTTAGGCAGGATACACCTCCCGTGTATCCCGCAAAATGCAAAAGCAGCAGGGCTAATGACGATACAATGCCTACTCCCACTTCCAACTCCGACCCCTGTATGCatcatgaaaatgaaaatgaaagtaAGAAAAATCGaccgagcctggaattgaacccgcGACCTACGTATAAAGATAAAGCGGTAGTCATGTGACTGCCAAGCTTGCTTCAACCCATATTCCGCAGACGTAAATGCACTAagtaattgtttttaagtattgtACGGATTTTCTTTTATTCGAATAGACTCATTCATTGGAAACGTCGATTGTATGCTTTTTTTCCTGTGTACTAAATTTGCTATTACTATAAAAAAACTAGTGAATGCAATATCCCAATTTCACTCTACACAGTATACAAAAACAATAAACCTATGAGCGTAATCCATGACACCCGATTCCAGCCCAAACACATGAGCAATCACTTTTAGCTTGTAGATCATACCGCGTCTGAACTTTTTGTTTCCATACAGGTACATCGCTCCCGACGATTGTGGAGTCTTCTCCAATCGGAAAACATGCGCATACGTCCGTTCTAGAAAACTGAACGATGCCTCCGTCGAATCATGCTGGTAGGCTGGAATCGAGAGCACGGCGATTGGCtgtttcgaagaatatttcttCAGTGAAATGACCTTATACGTAAGAGTCTGCTGGATGTGCGCTCCATCGTTACATACATCAGGGTTGGACCCGTAGAGACAGTCCTGGTAGCATCGACTGCAACAAAGGcttgattgaatgaaaatctGGTATTATACTTAACGCACTTCACAGTTGCTTACCCAAGTTGTTCATCCTCATTGTATTCCTCTGGACAACCGGTCGGCAAACACAAGTAAGAACCATTCGTGTTCAGACAAGCTTGCCCATCACTGCATTCATCTTCTTTCAACTGACATTCGTCCACATCTAGAAAGCGCGAAACATATTAACAATAGTTTGAATAATGTTGAAGTACGTTAGAATCTAACCAACGCATCTGCCACCCTCCAGTCGATAACCTTCCGGGCAGATCATCTGGTAGTTCATTACACTGAACTCTGGTTTGTCTCTAGTTCTTCGTCTCGTGCAGGTTCTATCATCGCTAGACAGTACGAATCCGGCTGGACAGTAGCAGCTGTAGCCGCCTTGGCTGTTTTCACAAAAGTGCGAGCAATCGTGATTGCTCTCTCGACACTCGTTGATATCGACGCACACGTCCACGTACAAGCGATAGCCAGCGGAACAATCGCATTCATAGCCACCGTAAGTATTGACACAGAATTGTCCCACTGAGGTGCATTTGTGGTCACCTATTTCACACTCATCCACGTCTATGCATTGACGTAGGCTTTGATCGTAATCGAACCCTGATGCACAGTTGATGTGCACGGGGTTGCTTAAGCCGCCAAAATTCAGGCTATAAACAGTCGTGTCATGCGTTAAGTTCACGGTATTCTTCAGACTCACGGTGATTTTGTGGTGTCCATTGAGCTCATTTTCGAAATCCGAATCGACTGGAGCGTCAACGTATTCTACAGGAGCCGTTTCAGCGAACGCAAAATTGGGAATGACTTTGAACTTTTGCGGCTCTTCGATGCTGCTTTCGTCGTCGTATTCTTCGTTCTCTCCTTCAGGATGCTTTGATTCATAAGTCAAAAGAGGAGAGTACTTTCGTTGATACGCAGATTTGCTTGCATAGTTTTTCAGAAGAGCATCATTGCGGCATGATTTGACGGAACAtttttcaacctcaaaaacATCCCCTTTGCATTGCTTGCCGCCATTTTTTGGTTCTGGATTGGTGCAAAACCTTTCTCTACTGCGAATGCCAGCTCCGCAAGATTTGCTGCATTTGGACCAAGGTCCCCACTCGGACCAGCCCCCGTCGACTATGCATTCACTTTCCTTACAAATTTTGAGCTCACTCTCAGGTCCTTGACAAGGCAGACCTCCATTGCGTGGCGCTGGGTTAGCGCAGCTTCGCCAACGAAGAGTTCGGCCGAAACCGCAGGTCTCACTACAGGGCGTCCAGTTTGTCCACGGTGTCCATTCACCGTTGATCGCACAAAACTTGGCACTGCACATTTCCTCTTCGTATTCATCCCCGACGCAGAGCTTTCCACCCAGTGATGGGGGAGGGGAGTCACACTTCCGGTTACGGAAACGAATCGACTTCATTCCGGTATACTCGGTGACACAATCCAATGAGCAGTTGCTCCATTTACTCCACGCTCCCCAACCTCCGTTGATGGGGCAGGGCAGCATTTCGCAATTTTTAACTTGAACATTCTCACCAACACAGTTGTATTGTTTCCCATGTGCCGGCGATCCACTTGGAAGAAGGCAAATACGTGACCTGAACTGAGTGCCTTTGCCACAGGTGGCACTGCAAGTGCTCCACTCAGCCCACGGTGACCAACTGACgggaactggaatggaacagTATTGAATTGAAACATAAACTGGTAGATCTTAATTCACGACAGCGAACCACTTACCGTCAATAGTAACAAAAAATTCGCGACTGATTTGTCCATGCAAGTTTCGACCGACGCACTTGTATTCACCTGCATCGGTTGACTGCGCGCCTGAGATTCTCAGAATTTGCCCGTTCGATGCCAGGAAGATACCCTTGAGTTGGCTATCCACAAATACGCCGTCTTTAGTCCAAACGACTTCCGCTTCCGGGGCACCCACCACTTCGCAATTTAGATCCAGACTATGATGGACAGATACAACGGGCTTGGAATTGTATTCGATGTTGAGGAATCGCGGAGGAGATTGCACAACAATATGAAACAGCTTTTCGGTAGATCCGGCCGTATTGTTCACGTAGCAAGAATACGTAGAAGTGGCATCGATGTCATACAGTTCAAGAACTGCTTCCTTGTTGGACAACTGTTCGTTGAGTTTCTCATCCAAGTAAACAACTTTAGTCCAGAAGATTTCTGGATTGGGATTACCCAAACTGGCACAGTCCAGAGTTACGTTATCGCCCTTCAGGATGTGGATCTCTTCTTGTCTAGCTTGATCGGCTACCTCGTCTTCTCCGAGCACTACACTGTTGATCATGGTCGGTGGAACTAGAATGCTTACGGAAAAGGAGAGTTCTTGTTTTCCGACGGAGTTTTCGCTGAGACATGTGTAGTTGCCTTGATCGGTGCGGGTAGTTGAGGCGATGAACAAAATTTGTCCATCGAATTTTATTGGTTTGGCGTTGCGATACCAGGTGATTGTTGGCTTCGGATAACCCGAAATCGGGCAGTGGAGATATAAAGGCAAGCCTTCCAAAAGGGAGAGGTTGGGTCCGATCTTCAGCTTACTCAGTTGGACATAAGGAGATACAAGAACTTCAACTTTTGAGACTTTTTCGTCATGACCAACGGCGTTTTGAGCTAAACAATGATACTTTCCGGCATTGTTAATGGCGGCGTTGGGTTGGATTATAGTGAATTGTATTTCGGTTGATGATAGTTTTGTAGCAATGAATTGCTGCGTTTGAACCGCGTAAGATTTGGGCTTAACCCTGTAGGAATGCTCAAAGGTGAGGGTATCGTAATCCAAATCAGAGGTTGTAGCTAACACTTCGCCTCTATGGACAATGCTAACGATTGGTAAAGGGCTTCCAACAGCTTCACAGTTAAGCTCAATAGTATTATCTGAGGTCACCGTCAGATTCTCCGGGAAGAATGTGATCTCTGAGGGctctgaaaatattttaaattattctcCATCTGCCTATCTGAGTTTATCAACTTACGATACACGGTGACATGGAACTTCTTTTCATCCGCCCCAAAAATGTTTTCAGCCTCGCAAGAATAGACACCGGAATCTTGCGGTTGAATTTCGATGAACTCCAACACGTCTTCGAATTCGTCCAGTATGATGCTGAAAACGGGCAATTATACATCAACAAGCAGAAATTTTGTCCTAGTATACTGCGAACTATAACTATAACTGGCGGCGCCAGAGTTCTGGTAAAGGTGGGGCACCAACATTTTTAGCATAATTGGTTCTTTTATAATTCGGCGTCAGTAGAAttggggcctccttagccgtgcggtaaaacgtgcggttacaaagcaagaccatgctgagggtggctgggttcgattcccggtgccggtctagacaattttcggattggaaattgtctcgacttccctgggcataaaagtatcatcgtgttagcctcatgatatacgaatgcgaaaatggtaacctggcttagaaacctcgcagttaataactgtggaagtgctcaatgaacactaagctgcgaggcggctctgtcccagtgtggggatgtaatgccaataagaagaagaagaagaagtaagaattcTAATTGGAGGTGTCAATcgataaattgatttaaaaaaaatatcaggcaGTTTAAATGTAACGACATTTAAATTGTATTTTATCGTCACTGAAAAGACTTCTTGAAGGGGGCCttcaggcttcttgaaaggcagcatccaggcctcttggaaggaggcttccaggcctcttgaaaggaggcttccaggtctcttgaaaggaggcttccaggtctcttgaaaggaggctttcaggcctcttgaaaggaggcttccaggcctcttgaaaggaggctttcaggcctcttgaaaggaggcttccaggcctcttgaaaggaggcttccaggcctcttgaaaggaggcttccaggcctcttgaaaggaggcttccaggcctcgggaaaggaggcttcccggccgcttgaaaggaggcttccaggcctcttgaaaggaggcttccaggcctcttgaaaggaggcttccaggcctcttgaaaggaggcttccaggcctcttgaaaggaggcttcccggccccttgaaaggaggcttccaggcctcttgaaaggaggcttccaggcctcttgaaaggaggcttccaggcctcttgaaggaggcttccaggcctcttgaaaggaggcttccaggcctcttgaaaggaggctttcaggactcttgaaaggaggtttccaggcctcttgaaaggaggctttcaggcctcttgaaaggaagcttccaggcttctttaaaggaggcttccaggcctcttgaaaggaggcttccaggcctcttgaaaagaggcttccaggcctcttgaaaggaggcttccaggcctcttgaaaggcggcttccaggcctcttgaaaggaggcttccaggcctcttaaaggaggcttccaggcctcttgaaaggaggcttccaggcctcttgaaaggaggcttccaggcctcttgaaaggaggcttccaggcctcttgaaaggaggcttccaggcctcttgaatggaggcttccaggcctcttgaatggaggcttccaggcctcttcaaatgaggcttccaggcctcttgaaaggaggcttccaggcttcttgaaaggaggcttccaggcctcttgaaaggaggcttccaggcctcttgaaaggaggcttccaggcctcttgaaaggaggcttccaggcctcttgaaaggaggctctcaggcctcttgaaatgaggcttccaggggctcggaattctacTTTCAGTCAGCCCCCTttgaagaggttcggaagccttttttcggAAGTCCTCTTTCAAAACAGATAGGAAGCCCtcattcaagaggttcagatGCCCCTTTTTTAAGAGGGTCACAAGCCCTCTTTTCCAGAGGGTTTGAAgccctctttcaaaagacctggaaaccccctttcaagacgctcggaagcccactttcaagtggctcggaaacccaatcgaggggctcggaattcttcgttcaagaagcttggaagcctattttcaaaaggctcagcaaAGTCATTCTAAGATGGttaatgccttctttcaagaggctcgaaagaccccTTTCATCAAGCTCGGAAACCACCTTTagaaggggctcggaattcttccttaGAGAAGCTGAGGAGGcttactttcaaaaggctcagaaatgtcatttcaagatgcccaaagcctcatttcaagaggttggAAAGACCCTCTTtcgtgaggctcggaagcccccttttggAGGGTTCACTATTGGTtcggggtccactattgggcactttacagtatataattaaatttcagtaAAATGTTCGATTTGTTCGGTCACGTGCTCCATCGTGCCCCAGCCTAACTTCGCCAGTAATAACTATAGTTATACATACTCATCTTTCGTCCATCGGAAATGGGCAGGAGGATTTGCTTCCATTGAGCATTCGAGTTGTAGGTCTTCATCCTTGAACACTTCAATGTGACTGCTTGCCTCTCCCCAATGTCTGGGCGAATTCATTACATCCAGACGATAGACCTTCCGCGCACTTCCCAGATCGTTCTCGGCTATGCAAGTGTACACGCCGTTATGATGCGTGTCTACGTTGTCGATGGTCAGTTCGTTTCCGTTGATGATGACGTTGTCGTCCTTGGTCCACGATATCGATGGTCGAGGTGATCCACTTGCGTGGCATATCAGACGAAGTTGTTCCCCACTGAGAAGACTAACTTCAGCGTCAATTCCGGAGTCTTCGTCGCTATCATCCAAGTCATCAATATCTTCGCTGATTTCGTCATCTGGTGAATAGATAACTGGTGGAGACAGGATGCCCACTATGAAGGAGTGATTGTTTCGCCCGGCTTGATTCTCCACGAAGCAAGTGTACGTTCCCTCGTGATCTTGCCGGAGTTTATCGATTTGAAGAATATTCTGAAACAAACGAACATCCGACAGGTCGAAGTAGGTATCCAGATTGCGATGGTTCAATTGCCACAGGAGACTTTCATAATTATTGAATGGGCAGACCAGGGTCAGCGGGTTGTTCAGTTTACCATCTATCGACGAAtcaacagatgatgcgttgtcTGTCTTTATTGGTGGATTTAGAACAGTTACTTCTGTTGAACGGGAATCTGATCCTTCTTCGTTCTCTAGAGTGCAAGTATAGGTTCCTGATGCATTACTGCTGTGAAGTATCTTCAGGGCTGTTGTCTCTGGTAAGTTGACGTTGTTCTTAGTCCAGAAAGTCCGCGGAATAGGATTTCCTGTTCCTGTGCAATTAAGATGAACTTCCTGCTCGGGCAATATCTCTATGTGATCCGGAATGTCAGATGTAATGCTTGGGGATTCTAGAAGAACATGTAcggtaatcgatttaaaattaaacaaCATGGGATAAACAAACCTTTTACAACAACGTAATACACTTTCTGGACGCGGCCTTGGGAGTTCTCGGCATTACAAACGTATGAACCTTGATTCTTCGATGATATATTGAAGATCTGAAGGCCGGTACCGATCGGTTCAAAGTTTATTAACTCATCCAAATGTTCTCCGTCAAATGTCCAACTGATGTAGGGCTAAAAAATCATTATCATGTATCAATAacaattgatttatttatgtacAATTGCAAACTTTTACCTCGGGAAATCCTGTAGCAGCACAAGGCAAAGTTATATTTTCATCCCTGGAAACAGAAATCACTTCATCGTCAGCTGAGAGAAACACGAGTTCTGGTTTACCGTAAACGATAACCGTTGAACTTGCCGACGTAAATCCATACTTATTGGTCGCTCTACATTCGTATATACCGGAATCGTGCAGCGTCATATTAAAGGGTTgaactttctccagaagttgGTCATTGAAATACCACTTGATTTCCGGCTCAGGGACACCATCTGCTTGGCAGTCTAACCAGAGAGGCTGACCAGCTTCAGCTAAGATGTTGTCCGTCGGAACGGTTACGAACTCTGGGATACTTCCATACCGTAGAAAGACCTCTCCAGTAGAAGTCCCAATAGGGTTCGTAGCGGTACATTCATAATGACCTGAATAACTCTCGCTGAAATGCTCAACTAAGTAAactgttttgttgtcgtttagTAACTTGAAACGGTCGTCATGGTTCAACGATTGCTTATTGAACGTCCACCGAATCGATGGTTCTGGCAAACCACTTGTATCGCACGTCAGTTGTTCCACGGAGTCCTTCAACCCCAGAAATTCAGTACCATGTAGTTCGTCATCGATCAATACACCGTCAACTTGAGGAACTATCATCAACCTGGCTTGCATTACAAAACTGTCTGCGCCATGCGCATTCGAAAGAATACAACTGTAGCTTCCTTGATCCGCCGGACCGAAGTTATCGATCGTCAGCTGGTACTGAACTGCATTACGGGTCTGATCAATGTTCAAGTTCACCCGGGCATTACCTTGCACATCATACGGATTGCTTTCAAACGTTAACTTCGCACTGGTCCAGATATATTCACGCAATGGTTGGCACAAATCGCAAGAACAGTTTAATGTCACACGCGATCCGGGCTCGACGTAGACGACCTTTTCCGTTGGCTTGGTGATCTTTGGTGCTTCTGCAATGGAACACTTGTTATTATTAGCCGAGAACCGAACTTCTACACAAACTCACCATTTGCTTCACCTTGCACCAGTATCGTTCGTTTAGCAGTTCCATGACGGTTTCTACCTTCGCAAATATAGAATCCTTCGACCTCGGGAACTACTTTCGCTATCGTCAGGCTAGTTCCGGTTTCCGTCAATCGCTGCTCTTCCGATTTATCCAACGAATGATAGCTCCACGAAATCGAAGGGTTTGGATTTCCTTTCAGTCCACACCCAAGGCTAAGAGGTTGTCCGTACGCTGCAGAAACGGTGTCCTTCAGAGTTCTTGGGGCCTGCGGAGCGTATTCCACACTGAGTTGCGTCGAGTCTCGTAGAATTCTGCCGTCGCTCTCAACCCGGCATTCGTAAGTCCCATCGTCAGCAGTCGATATGTTATGAAGTTCCAGGTACTCCTGTCCTAGAGTATGATTTATCTGTTTACCATTATGGCTCCAAACGATCTGCGCCTTGGGATCAACGTGCTTCGTAATGCAGCGGAGAGCAATCAGCCTTTCGGATTCGTAAGCTACAATATCTTTAGGATAGACACCGAGTTCGGGTTCCGGCCGGACATGTACCCTAACGGTGGCCAATATTTCCTGCTCGCCAACGCTGTTCATCGCTCGGCAAGCATACCGACCCGAATGCTTCGTCGTCACGTTCGTGAACCGCAATAGAAGGGTGTTGGTGTCGCTGGTGTTTTAGATCACGAAGAATAATTAGACATCAATTGTTCAACACAACTGTTAATACTTACTCGAAAGGTTGTTCCACCAGTACTCGGTTGAACTTCTTCCATTGCATCAACATGGGTACCAAAGATTCAGCACGACAGTTAATTGCGAAGTCATCACCTTCCAGAAGATCGATGTCGGTGAGGTCCAAGGAGAGATCTGGAGCACTTAAACCACTGGA
The nucleotide sequence above comes from Armigeres subalbatus isolate Guangzhou_Male chromosome 3, GZ_Asu_2, whole genome shotgun sequence. Encoded proteins:
- the LOC134226198 gene encoding hemicentin-1-like, giving the protein MRTDWLIPVLSIAHFAIFSAASSNTTDNDELWTLLLNGKLNQIITEQSPEVTPTEAAVTHSEVAINGNINYVESDKDADDSEQLFHAGDLSEALDVGMITEADADNVTMPELFSSDWESSIETIRKTDDNATIDGSGELFDDSEGMQADGTKIDDELIDVLLRKPASREILGLLGLLKERNETEEMKSKVMQVLRPMSERLSIGLPSILEETTTTAATPAEEVVVVDPLEAESLVSDGVQSPTISNILIPNLEKSVPTIRRGYEAPTVGQRSLVIVFDATGSMLDDLKQLREGAKLIIDEITQLKNNPIYNYVFVPFRDPQVGPRLVTRNKNELLQSLENLQIYGGGDCPEAALGAIYDAIEAALPHSFVYVFTDATAKDFKLDQRVLRLVQQKQTPITFLLTGFCDGKDTPGHKVMNDIAAASNGQVYDLKKDQIEHVLLGIKEMMSIDHVPLKSVDSNTSETHDIDLSVDSTLKEFSVSVAGHRPKIEIIDPRHTPYNNTRSVLDLENIKVVNVAEPLPGKWNIKAGSTSSHSVRLSGNSELKFNFGFSGTKPISMDKLSRQPILNSETILTIQPSQPDLVHSLSHVTIASHDPDKSDGASFKFKLPLNKTALNDTTPIFMTPKFQAPRQRFKVSVSGNDVNGNPLDRLISTAIQSSGLSAPDLSLDLTDIDLLEGDDFAINCRAESLVPMLMQWKKFNRVLVEQPFDDTNTLLLRFTNVTTKHSGRYACRAMNSVGEQEILATVRVHVRPEPELGVYPKDIVAYESERLIALRCITKHVDPKAQIVWSHNGKQINHTLGQEYLELHNISTADDGTYECRVESDGRILRDSTQLSVEYAPQAPRTLKDTVSAAYGQPLSLGCGLKGNPNPSISWSYHSLDKSEEQRLTETGTSLTIAKVVPEVEGFYICEGRNRHGTAKRTILVQGEANEAPKITKPTEKVVYVEPGSRVTLNCSCDLCQPLREYIWTSAKLTFESNPYDVQGNARVNLNIDQTRNAVQYQLTIDNFGPADQGSYSCILSNAHGADSFVMQARLMIVPQVDGVLIDDELHGTEFLGLKDSVEQLTCDTSGLPEPSIRWTFNKQSLNHDDRFKLLNDNKTVYLVEHFSESYSGHYECTATNPIGTSTGEVFLRYGSIPEFVTVPTDNILAEAGQPLWLDCQADGVPEPEIKWYFNDQLLEKVQPFNMTLHDSGIYECRATNKYGFTSASSTVIVYGKPELVFLSADDEVISVSRDENITLPCAATGFPEPYISWTFDGEHLDELINFEPIGTGLQIFNISSKNQGSYVCNAENSQGRVQKVYYVVVKESPSITSDIPDHIEILPEQEVHLNCTGTGNPIPRTFWTKNNVNLPETTALKILHSSNASGTYTCTLENEEGSDSRSTEVTVLNPPIKTDNASSVDSSIDGKLNNPLTLVCPFNNYESLLWQLNHRNLDTYFDLSDVRLFQNILQIDKLRQDHEGTYTCFVENQAGRNNHSFIVGILSPPVIYSPDDEISEDIDDLDDSDEDSGIDAEVSLLSGEQLRLICHASGSPRPSISWTKDDNVIINGNELTIDNVDTHHNGVYTCIAENDLGSARKVYRLDVMNSPRHWGEASSHIEVFKDEDLQLECSMEANPPAHFRWTKDDIILDEFEDVLEFIEIQPQDSGVYSCEAENIFGADEKKFHVTVYQPSEITFFPENLTVTSDNTIELNCEAVGSPLPIVSIVHRGEVLATTSDLDYDTLTFEHSYRVKPKSYAVQTQQFIATKLSSTEIQFTIIQPNAAINNAGKYHCLAQNAVGHDEKVSKVEVLVSPYVQLSKLKIGPNLSLLEGLPLYLHCPISGYPKPTITWYRNAKPIKFDGQILFIASTTRTDQGNYTCLSENSVGKQELSFSVSILVPPTMINSVVLGEDEVADQARQEEIHILKGDNVTLDCASLGNPNPEIFWTKVVYLDEKLNEQLSNKEAVLELYDIDATSTYSCYVNNTAGSTEKLFHIVVQSPPRFLNIEYNSKPVVSVHHSLDLNCEVVGAPEAEVVWTKDGVFVDSQLKGIFLASNGQILRISGAQSTDAGEYKCVGRNLHGQISREFFVTIDVPVSWSPWAEWSTCSATCGKGTQFRSRICLLPSGSPAHGKQYNCVGENVQVKNCEMLPCPINGGWGAWSKWSNCSLDCVTEYTGMKSIRFRNRKCDSPPPSLGGKLCVGDEYEEEMCSAKFCAINGEWTPWTNWTPCSETCGFGRTLRWRSCANPAPRNGGLPCQGPESELKICKESECIVDGGWSEWGPWSKCSKSCGAGIRSRERFCTNPEPKNGGKQCKGDVFEVEKCSVKSCRNDALLKNYASKSAYQRKYSPLLTYESKHPEGENEEYDDESSIEEPQKFKVIPNFAFAETAPVEYVDAPVDSDFENELNGHHKITVSLKNTVNLTHDTTVYSLNFGGLSNPVHINCASGFDYDQSLRQCIDVDECEIGDHKCTSVGQFCVNTYGGYECDCSAGYRLYVDVCVDINECRESNHDCSHFCENSQGGYSCYCPAGFVLSSDDRTCTRRRTRDKPEFSVMNYQMICPEGYRLEGGRCVDVDECQLKEDECSDGQACLNTNGSYLCLPTGCPEEYNEDEQLGRCYQDCLYGSNPDVCNDGAHIQQTLTYKVISLKKYSSKQPIAVLSIPAYQHDSTEASFSFLERTYAHVFRLEKTPQSSGAMYLYGNKKFRRGMIYKLKVIAHVFGLESGVMDYAHRFIVFVYCVE